A DNA window from Ornithobacterium rhinotracheale DSM 15997 contains the following coding sequences:
- a CDS encoding THUMP domain-containing class I SAM-dependent RNA methyltransferase, with amino-acid sequence MENFKMQAKTFYGFEKILAKEIRELGGANVKIKNRLVEFEGDNGFMYKANYSLRTAVRILKPIERFKAKNENELYRAVKDFAWEKIFHENQTFRIDFTVNSPNFKHSQFAALKVKDAIVDRFRDLTGKRPSVEKNTPDIVINLHISHTTVTLSLDSSGEALFKRGYRQETGAAPMNEVMAAGLLKMAGWDGKGNFLDPMCGSGTLLIEAAMIAMNIPPQLHRPHFSFENWQDFDADLFQKIKQTRIDRIQEFHGEIIGYDINMLMTKVAEKNIQAADLQDFITVKQVNFFQTKKEHFPLLIVFNPPYGERLEVKTEDFYRRIGDTLKNNYPNTFAWFITSDLESAKDTGLWYTEKIKLYNGKIETEFVKYEIYDKAKEDEGN; translated from the coding sequence ATGGAAAATTTTAAAATGCAAGCGAAAACCTTTTATGGGTTTGAGAAGATTTTAGCTAAAGAAATTAGAGAGTTGGGCGGTGCCAATGTCAAAATTAAAAACCGATTGGTGGAGTTTGAAGGCGATAATGGCTTTATGTACAAAGCCAATTATAGCTTAAGAACGGCGGTGCGTATCCTTAAACCCATCGAGCGTTTCAAGGCTAAAAATGAGAACGAACTTTATCGTGCGGTAAAGGACTTTGCATGGGAGAAAATTTTTCATGAAAACCAAACTTTTAGAATAGATTTTACGGTAAATTCCCCTAACTTTAAGCATTCTCAATTTGCGGCACTTAAAGTGAAAGATGCCATTGTAGATAGATTTAGAGATTTAACGGGAAAGCGTCCGAGTGTGGAGAAAAACACGCCAGATATTGTCATCAATTTGCACATTAGTCACACCACGGTTACGCTTTCGCTCGATAGTAGTGGAGAAGCATTGTTCAAGCGAGGCTATCGCCAAGAAACGGGGGCTGCACCAATGAACGAAGTAATGGCGGCGGGCTTGCTTAAAATGGCAGGTTGGGACGGAAAAGGAAATTTTCTGGATCCCATGTGCGGATCGGGAACTTTGCTGATAGAGGCGGCTATGATTGCGATGAATATCCCGCCACAATTGCATCGTCCGCATTTTTCGTTTGAAAATTGGCAAGATTTTGATGCTGATTTATTTCAAAAAATCAAACAAACTAGAATCGATAGAATTCAGGAATTTCATGGCGAAATCATAGGATACGACATCAATATGTTGATGACAAAAGTTGCTGAGAAAAACATTCAAGCGGCGGATTTGCAAGATTTCATTACAGTGAAACAGGTGAATTTCTTCCAAACTAAAAAAGAGCATTTCCCACTTTTAATTGTATTTAACCCGCCATATGGCGAAAGATTGGAGGTGAAAACCGAAGATTTTTACAGGAGAATAGGCGACACGCTTAAAAATAATTATCCAAACACTTTTGCATGGTTCATCACATCAGATTTAGAATCAGCCAAGGACACAGGCTTGTGGTACACCGAGAAAATTAAGCTCTATAACGGAAAAATCGAAACCGAATTTGTGAAATACGAGATTTACGACAAGGCAAAAGAAGATGAAGGAAATTAA
- a CDS encoding glutathione peroxidase, whose translation MKKTLLIACMGLSLSACKFLKTSKEPETTTVENPAEVKNLYQFTVKDIDGNDFNFSDLKGKKIMIVNTASECGFTPQYADLEELYQKYKNHNFTIVVFPSNNFKGQEPGSNADIKKFCTGNYNVTFPMMSKIDIVGENQAPIYQFLTQKSENGVIDAPVEWNFQKFLINEDGTVARVYYSRTKPTDAEIMEWIEE comes from the coding sequence ATGAAAAAAACACTTTTAATCGCTTGTATGGGCTTATCGCTAAGTGCCTGTAAATTTTTAAAAACCTCGAAAGAACCTGAAACTACAACTGTGGAAAATCCCGCTGAAGTGAAAAATCTTTATCAATTCACCGTGAAAGATATCGACGGAAATGATTTTAATTTCTCGGACTTAAAGGGCAAAAAAATCATGATTGTGAACACCGCCTCGGAATGTGGTTTCACACCGCAATATGCTGATTTAGAAGAATTATACCAAAAATATAAAAATCACAATTTCACTATTGTAGTTTTCCCTTCCAACAACTTCAAAGGGCAAGAACCTGGTAGCAATGCCGATATCAAAAAATTCTGCACAGGCAACTACAATGTTACTTTCCCGATGATGAGCAAAATCGATATAGTGGGCGAAAATCAAGCTCCGATTTATCAATTTTTGACTCAAAAAAGCGAAAACGGCGTAATCGATGCACCCGTGGAATGGAATTTCCAAAAATTCTTGATTAATGAAGATGGCACAGTGGCACGCGTTTACTACTCTCGCACAAAACCTACCGATGCCGAGATTATGGAATGGATTGAAGAATAA
- a CDS encoding endonuclease/exonuclease/phosphatase family protein produces the protein MKTKLLFLAFFFGILLNAQTFEVMSYNIRYANPNDKENYWNHRKDDFSTLLNYYQPSIFSFQEVLHTQLLDIQKMLPNYDFVGVGREDGKTKGEYAPIFYNKKIWKKLKFGTFWLSQTPEKVSIGWDAALERICTFAELQNIKNGKKLWVFNVHFDHQGEKARLESAKLIQSKIKAMVPKGQAFILTGDFNLDSNEAPILYLQKHYSDTFLHSNTPHYGPKGTFNAWKLDALLETRIDYIFAQNLKILKHRHIADKRASGLWFSDHLPVLVQLSF, from the coding sequence ATGAAAACAAAATTATTATTCTTGGCATTTTTCTTTGGAATTTTATTAAATGCTCAAACTTTTGAAGTAATGAGCTACAATATCCGTTATGCCAATCCCAATGACAAAGAAAACTACTGGAACCACCGAAAAGATGATTTCTCTACTTTACTCAATTATTACCAGCCATCTATTTTTAGTTTTCAGGAAGTATTGCATACTCAACTTTTAGACATTCAAAAAATGTTACCGAATTATGATTTTGTGGGCGTGGGGCGAGAAGATGGTAAAACTAAAGGAGAATATGCCCCCATTTTTTACAATAAAAAAATCTGGAAAAAATTAAAATTTGGCACATTTTGGTTATCACAAACGCCCGAAAAAGTTTCGATAGGCTGGGATGCAGCCCTTGAGCGTATTTGTACTTTTGCCGAACTTCAGAATATCAAAAATGGTAAAAAGCTTTGGGTGTTCAATGTGCATTTTGATCATCAGGGCGAAAAAGCTCGTTTGGAGTCAGCCAAATTAATTCAATCCAAAATCAAAGCCATGGTTCCCAAAGGGCAAGCTTTTATCCTCACGGGTGATTTTAATTTAGATTCCAACGAAGCCCCTATTTTATATCTACAAAAACACTATTCAGACACATTTTTGCACAGCAATACACCGCATTATGGTCCCAAAGGCACATTCAATGCTTGGAAATTGGACGCTCTGCTAGAAACCCGAATCGACTATATTTTTGCCCAAAATCTCAAAATTTTAAAACACCGCCACATTGCCGATAAGCGAGCTAGTGGGTTGTGGTTTTCCGATCACTTGCCCGTTTTGGTGCAATTAAGTTTTTAG
- the nqrE gene encoding NADH:ubiquinone reductase (Na(+)-transporting) subunit E, with the protein MLEHIELFFKSIFVDNMVFATFLGMCSYLAVSKKVSTAVGLGAAVIFVMAITVPVNWLLDQYILQDGALQWLGPEFADVNLSFLSFILFIATIATMVQLVEIIVEKFAPALYNSLGIFLPLIAVNCAILGGSLFMQSREIPTIGLALNYGISSGIGWFLAIVAIAAIREKIRYSHVPAPLRGLGITFITTGLMAIGFMSFGGMLTGNEEKEAAAQADQATEEVISQDEQKEATPANTATVENTNPKENNQ; encoded by the coding sequence ATGTTAGAACATATAGAATTATTTTTCAAATCAATTTTCGTGGACAACATGGTGTTCGCGACTTTCTTAGGAATGTGCTCGTACCTTGCCGTTTCTAAAAAAGTATCTACAGCCGTAGGTTTGGGAGCTGCCGTAATCTTCGTAATGGCGATTACAGTTCCTGTAAACTGGTTGCTAGATCAATACATCTTGCAAGATGGAGCCTTGCAATGGCTAGGACCAGAGTTCGCTGATGTGAATTTGAGTTTCTTGTCATTTATCTTATTCATCGCTACCATTGCAACCATGGTACAGTTGGTAGAGATTATTGTAGAGAAATTTGCACCAGCTTTATACAACTCATTAGGGATTTTCTTGCCACTTATCGCGGTAAACTGTGCGATTTTAGGAGGTTCATTATTTATGCAATCAAGAGAAATTCCTACGATTGGTTTAGCATTAAACTATGGAATTAGTTCAGGTATAGGTTGGTTTTTAGCTATTGTAGCCATTGCTGCAATTAGAGAAAAAATCAGATATTCGCATGTGCCTGCTCCATTGAGAGGTTTAGGAATTACATTTATCACAACAGGTCTTATGGCAATTGGATTTATGAGCTTTGGTGGTATGCTTACTGGAAACGAAGAGAAAGAAGCTGCTGCTCAAGCAGACCAAGCGACAGAAGAAGTGATTTCACAAGATGAGCAAAAAGAAGCTACACCTGCAAACACTGCAACTGTAGAGAATACTAACCCTAAAGAGAACAACCAATGA
- a CDS encoding glycoside hydrolase family 27 protein — translation MKKLIFALCFIQSLLLSAQTETPPMGFMTWNYFGVDFNENDIKSLADDLVSTGLRDLGYDYIFIDDGWQGGRDNRNNIIPDPQKFPSGIKALADYVHSKGLKIGIYSDAAPLTCAGYTASLNFEEQDAKTFADWGIDYLKYDYCGAPADSVTAKKRYKKMSDALKKTNRNIVFSICEWGDRKPWHWAKNAGGTLWRTSADIRDKWKATEPYTTPEELHRWGAGILDILNINAPLDEFAGNGYWNDPDMLVAGLYGKKGAPSTELNGHGCTDTEYQSQMSLWSLMASPLMISLDLKSMTPKTKEILMNPDVIAIDQDALGKQAKRVIFTEKLQVFVKSLANGDVAIGVLNTEDKKAKVNLDLTKIGVKSYRQAKDLWSKKSFKIRGNSISLNIQPHETILLRLSK, via the coding sequence ATGAAGAAACTTATTTTTGCACTTTGTTTTATACAGAGCCTCTTGCTTTCGGCTCAAACCGAAACGCCTCCCATGGGCTTTATGACATGGAACTACTTTGGTGTGGATTTCAACGAAAATGACATTAAATCTCTTGCCGATGACTTGGTAAGTACTGGGCTCAGAGATTTGGGCTACGATTACATCTTTATAGACGATGGCTGGCAGGGCGGACGAGATAACAGAAACAACATTATTCCCGATCCGCAGAAATTCCCCTCTGGCATCAAAGCACTTGCCGATTATGTGCATTCAAAAGGCTTAAAAATAGGAATTTATTCCGATGCGGCTCCCCTCACTTGCGCGGGCTATACTGCGAGTTTAAATTTTGAAGAGCAAGATGCCAAAACCTTTGCCGATTGGGGAATTGATTATCTAAAATATGACTATTGTGGTGCTCCAGCTGACAGCGTAACGGCAAAAAAACGCTACAAAAAAATGAGCGATGCACTCAAGAAAACCAACAGAAATATAGTTTTCAGCATTTGCGAATGGGGCGATCGCAAGCCATGGCACTGGGCTAAAAACGCAGGCGGAACCCTTTGGCGCACATCGGCAGACATTCGCGATAAATGGAAAGCCACCGAGCCCTACACCACGCCCGAAGAATTGCACCGCTGGGGGGCAGGAATTTTAGATATTTTAAACATCAACGCTCCGCTTGATGAGTTTGCGGGCAACGGCTACTGGAACGACCCCGATATGCTCGTGGCTGGGCTTTATGGCAAAAAAGGTGCACCGTCTACGGAGCTAAACGGACATGGCTGTACCGACACAGAATACCAATCACAAATGAGCCTATGGAGTTTGATGGCTTCGCCTCTGATGATTTCTCTGGACTTAAAAAGCATGACGCCTAAAACCAAGGAAATATTAATGAATCCCGATGTTATCGCCATCGACCAAGATGCACTTGGCAAACAAGCTAAAAGAGTGATTTTTACCGAAAAATTACAAGTTTTTGTAAAGTCCTTGGCTAATGGAGATGTTGCGATAGGCGTGCTTAATACCGAAGATAAAAAGGCAAAAGTAAACCTTGATTTAACTAAAATCGGGGTAAAATCTTATCGCCAAGCCAAAGATTTATGGTCTAAAAAATCTTTTAAAATTCGTGGAAATAGCATTTCGCTCAATATCCAACCTCATGAAACTATTTTGCTTCGTTTGAGCAAATAA
- the ccsA gene encoding cytochrome c biogenesis protein, translating to MNIIKKLLFSTRAMAVMLLIYAVAMAVATFIENDYGTPAAKQLVYYSVWFSVLQVLLIINFIANIFRYRLWHRGKWSVLLFHVAFVVMFIGAAYTHLFSVEGMMNIREGETSNHIISNKTYVKLDIFDGDQHLAYETPYTMTFLNSKKVGFPLHRNFSQRYLFKDRDISVRSLDYIPHAKDTVIAGKGKLSLEIVTVGQGGRKTNYIQEGEIKEIGGAIFTFNNPIEGTIQISGNENALTINSPLEGQSMSMQGQQMGAVTDSATFAQSLQKIEVNTPQNARLRAMYQIGPVNFVLAKPAYRGTLEFIAGDKNKDQENSNVVVLEYKDGNVKDTLILRGGEGYTNLSARKQINGLMISAGYGSKIINTPFAIKLKDFQMETYPGSQNPSSFASEIAVIDNGKEKDYRIYMNNVLDYGGYRFFQSGYDPDQLGTRLSVNQDRPGTIITYIGYFMLYLGMFLTLFWKGSRFTNLAKMLKNLSHKKYLFLGFLSVLSLQNLKAQDAESHIRTLDSIANSAEAEQHHEHDGHNHGSDEFAMKADNITTIEKGEDIVKQIHFSPEHLDKFEHLLIQDDRGRIKPVSTHALELLRKVYKSDKFYGLPATAWFISVQQNPSLWAKAPIIKVGKDIGPELYKKLKVDETNHTSLMNMVNLGTGEFYLAKAYGESFRKKPSEKTKQDNEIINVTERFTILDNLAKGYYLKMIPVQNDINETWTSWIKQGETMDIDTTALAFFNKYFNAVNQAQKNNDWAQANSVVDEIGAYQQKWGKNIVPPQTKVNIEVFYNHFEPFFHVMKVYGVLGIIFLILGFMNLFSNKKILRKLIFYTLIATWAVFMVHAFGLGLRWYISGHAPWTNGYEAIVFISWIGVLAGLILYRNSNAFLPAAGCFVAVIMMGFAHGSALLDPQITPLVPVLKSYWLIIHVAIIAASYGFFGLGMVLAIFSLVLYCLKPSKIITKNIKELTIVNEMSLTIGIFLLTVGTFLGGMWANESWGRYWSWDPKETWAFISIIVYAFVLHMRLVPGLRGNFAFNIASLWAVASPIMTYFGVNYYLSGLHTYAAGDKIPIPTWVPISVAIALVLSLVSYYFYRKNHKKLVSQ from the coding sequence ATGAATATTATAAAGAAACTTCTTTTTTCTACTCGTGCCATGGCAGTGATGCTTTTGATTTATGCGGTGGCTATGGCAGTAGCAACTTTTATAGAGAATGATTATGGCACACCCGCCGCCAAGCAGCTTGTGTATTACAGCGTTTGGTTCAGTGTATTGCAGGTGCTTTTAATCATCAATTTTATAGCCAACATCTTCCGATATCGCTTGTGGCACAGGGGCAAATGGAGTGTTTTGCTATTCCATGTGGCGTTTGTGGTAATGTTCATCGGGGCGGCTTACACGCACCTATTCTCGGTAGAGGGCATGATGAACATCCGCGAGGGAGAAACTTCAAACCACATTATTTCTAATAAAACTTATGTGAAATTAGATATTTTTGATGGCGACCAACATTTGGCTTACGAAACGCCCTACACCATGACTTTCTTAAATAGCAAAAAGGTGGGCTTTCCTTTGCATAGAAACTTTAGCCAAAGATATTTGTTTAAAGACCGAGACATTTCGGTGAGATCTTTAGACTACATTCCGCATGCCAAAGATACCGTGATTGCAGGTAAAGGAAAATTAAGCCTAGAAATCGTAACCGTGGGACAAGGCGGACGCAAAACCAACTATATACAAGAGGGCGAAATCAAGGAAATCGGTGGGGCAATTTTCACTTTCAATAATCCTATCGAAGGGACTATCCAAATCTCTGGAAACGAAAATGCACTCACAATTAATTCGCCACTTGAGGGGCAGAGCATGAGCATGCAAGGACAGCAAATGGGAGCTGTAACAGATTCTGCCACCTTTGCCCAGAGTTTACAAAAAATCGAAGTGAACACGCCACAAAATGCAAGATTGCGCGCCATGTACCAAATCGGCCCTGTGAATTTTGTGTTGGCTAAACCTGCCTACCGCGGAACGCTAGAATTTATTGCAGGTGATAAAAATAAAGACCAAGAAAACAGCAACGTGGTAGTGCTTGAGTATAAAGATGGGAATGTAAAAGACACCCTCATCTTGCGCGGCGGCGAAGGCTATACCAACTTGAGCGCACGCAAACAAATCAACGGGCTTATGATTTCTGCAGGCTATGGCTCCAAAATCATCAACACGCCATTTGCCATTAAATTAAAAGATTTTCAAATGGAAACTTATCCTGGCTCTCAAAATCCTTCATCGTTTGCAAGCGAAATCGCTGTAATCGACAACGGAAAAGAGAAAGATTATAGAATTTATATGAACAATGTGTTGGATTATGGCGGGTATCGCTTCTTCCAATCAGGCTACGACCCAGACCAATTGGGGACTCGCCTATCGGTAAACCAAGACCGCCCAGGGACAATCATTACTTACATCGGATATTTTATGCTGTATCTAGGAATGTTCTTAACACTTTTCTGGAAAGGTTCACGATTTACAAATCTTGCTAAAATGCTTAAAAATTTAAGTCATAAAAAATACCTATTTTTAGGATTTTTAAGCGTTCTTTCGCTTCAAAACTTAAAAGCACAAGATGCCGAAAGCCACATCAGAACGCTTGACAGCATCGCTAATTCTGCCGAGGCTGAACAACACCACGAACACGATGGGCACAATCACGGCAGCGATGAATTTGCCATGAAGGCCGATAACATCACCACAATCGAAAAAGGCGAAGACATTGTAAAACAAATTCATTTTTCGCCAGAACATCTTGATAAATTTGAACACCTTTTAATCCAAGACGATCGCGGGCGCATTAAACCCGTGAGCACTCATGCTCTTGAGTTGTTGAGAAAAGTATATAAATCAGACAAGTTTTATGGCTTGCCTGCCACCGCTTGGTTTATTTCTGTTCAGCAGAATCCTAGCTTGTGGGCAAAGGCTCCAATCATTAAAGTAGGCAAAGACATCGGTCCTGAATTATATAAAAAATTAAAGGTAGATGAAACGAACCATACTTCTCTTATGAATATGGTGAACCTAGGCACAGGCGAATTTTATTTGGCTAAAGCCTACGGCGAATCTTTTAGAAAAAAACCTTCTGAAAAGACCAAACAAGACAACGAAATCATTAATGTTACCGAGCGTTTCACGATTTTGGATAACTTGGCTAAAGGCTATTATTTAAAAATGATTCCTGTGCAGAACGACATCAACGAAACTTGGACGAGCTGGATTAAACAAGGCGAAACCATGGACATCGATACCACAGCACTTGCTTTCTTTAATAAATACTTTAACGCCGTGAACCAAGCACAGAAAAACAACGACTGGGCACAAGCAAATAGCGTGGTAGACGAGATTGGTGCTTATCAACAAAAATGGGGCAAAAACATCGTTCCACCACAAACTAAAGTGAATATTGAGGTTTTTTACAATCATTTTGAACCATTCTTTCATGTAATGAAAGTTTACGGAGTATTGGGCATTATCTTTTTGATTTTAGGATTTATGAATTTATTTTCAAACAAAAAAATCCTTAGAAAACTCATTTTTTATACCCTCATTGCCACTTGGGCAGTATTTATGGTTCACGCCTTTGGGCTTGGCTTGAGGTGGTATATTTCGGGACATGCCCCATGGACCAATGGTTACGAAGCCATTGTATTCATCTCATGGATTGGTGTTTTGGCAGGGCTTATTCTCTACCGAAATAGCAACGCATTTTTACCCGCAGCAGGGTGTTTCGTTGCGGTAATCATGATGGGCTTTGCGCACGGTTCAGCTTTGCTAGACCCGCAAATCACGCCACTGGTTCCTGTGCTTAAATCATATTGGCTCATTATACATGTTGCCATCATTGCAGCAAGTTACGGTTTCTTTGGGCTCGGAATGGTATTAGCAATTTTCTCTTTGGTTTTATATTGCTTAAAACCTTCAAAAATTATAACCAAAAACATCAAAGAACTCACTATCGTAAACGAAATGTCGCTTACCATCGGTATTTTCCTACTCACGGTGGGAACTTTCCTTGGCGGAATGTGGGCAAACGAAAGCTGGGGACGCTACTGGAGCTGGGACCCGAAAGAGACTTGGGCGTTTATTTCTATCATTGTGTATGCCTTTGTATTACACATGCGATTGGTGCCTGGACTTAGAGGAAATTTTGCGTTTAATATTGCATCTCTGTGGGCGGTGGCTTCTCCGATTATGACTTATTTTGGGGTAAACTACTACCTCAGCGGATTGCACACCTACGCCGCGGGAGATAAAATCCCAATCCCTACTTGGGTACCAATAAGTGTAGCCATTGCATTGGTATTAAGTTTAGTTTCTTACTATTTCTATCGTAAAAACCATAAAAAATTGGTTTCTCAATAG
- the nqrF gene encoding NADH:ubiquinone reductase (Na(+)-transporting) subunit F, with protein sequence MITTILAAVVAFLVLILILVSILLFTKEKLAPSGPVKITINNDETIEVPSGGSLLTTLGNAGIFLPSACGGGGSCLQCECHVDQGGGEALPTETPHFTRKELLNGARLACQVKVKQDMKIRVPEEVFGIKKFNAKVVRNYNVASFIKEFVVEIPEDMNYKAGGYIQIEVPKCVVKYEDIDITAHPQDHPGEPMKFKEEWDKFKLWPLVMKNDEQVERAYSMASYPAEGREIMLNVRIATPPFDRAKGGWMDVNPGVASSYIFSLKPGDPCVISGPYGEFFINEDSDSEMIYIGGGAGMAPMRSHLYQLFHTLKTNRKVSYWYGGRSKRELFYIHYFRALEEKFPNFKFYIVLSEPLPEDNWKEKKDINDVEGDGFVGFVHQALIDNYLKDHEAPEDIEYYFCGPPMMNKAVVKMCEDFGVPRENVRFDDFGG encoded by the coding sequence ATGATTACAACAATATTGGCAGCCGTTGTCGCTTTCTTAGTATTGATTTTAATACTTGTAAGTATATTATTGTTTACTAAAGAAAAATTAGCGCCATCTGGCCCCGTAAAAATCACGATTAATAACGACGAAACTATTGAAGTCCCTTCAGGAGGATCTTTGTTAACTACACTTGGTAATGCTGGTATATTTTTACCATCAGCTTGTGGTGGAGGTGGTTCATGTTTACAATGTGAGTGTCATGTAGACCAAGGTGGTGGAGAAGCATTACCTACCGAAACGCCTCACTTTACAAGAAAAGAATTATTAAACGGAGCTCGTTTAGCTTGTCAAGTAAAAGTAAAGCAAGACATGAAAATCCGCGTACCAGAAGAAGTATTTGGTATCAAGAAATTTAATGCTAAAGTGGTGCGTAACTACAATGTGGCTTCATTTATTAAAGAATTTGTTGTTGAGATTCCAGAGGATATGAACTACAAAGCAGGAGGATATATTCAAATTGAAGTGCCTAAATGCGTAGTAAAATACGAGGATATCGACATCACAGCTCACCCACAAGATCACCCAGGAGAGCCAATGAAATTTAAAGAAGAGTGGGACAAATTTAAACTTTGGCCACTTGTAATGAAGAACGATGAGCAAGTAGAAAGAGCTTACTCAATGGCTTCTTACCCTGCAGAAGGTAGAGAAATTATGCTGAATGTGCGTATCGCAACACCACCATTTGATAGAGCCAAAGGTGGATGGATGGATGTAAATCCAGGGGTAGCATCTTCTTACATCTTCTCACTTAAACCAGGCGATCCATGTGTGATTTCAGGACCTTACGGTGAGTTCTTCATCAACGAAGATTCTGATTCAGAAATGATTTATATCGGTGGTGGTGCAGGTATGGCACCTATGCGTTCTCACTTATATCAATTATTCCACACGCTTAAAACAAATCGTAAAGTATCTTACTGGTACGGAGGGCGTTCTAAGAGAGAATTATTCTACATTCACTACTTTAGAGCATTGGAAGAAAAATTCCCTAACTTCAAATTCTACATTGTATTGTCTGAGCCACTTCCAGAAGACAATTGGAAAGAGAAAAAAGACATCAATGATGTGGAAGGAGATGGTTTCGTAGGATTCGTTCACCAAGCCTTGATCGACAATTATTTGAAAGATCACGAAGCACCAGAAGATATCGAATACTATTTCTGTGGACCACCAATGATGAACAAAGCCGTTGTAAAAATGTGCGAAGACTTTGGTGTACCAAGAGAGAATGTTCGTTTCGACGACTTCGGAGGATAA
- a CDS encoding glycosyltransferase family 2 protein produces MKEIKFSVIIAVYNRAEELSELLQSLARQTFKDFEVVVVDDGSSVDLQPVISLAKKDLKITYFFKPNSGPGLSRNYGMKRATGNYFVFFDSDTIVPNDYFEKLYQKLSTRWVDFYGGADTAGKDFSILQKAINYSMTSTATTGGLRSGRNSVGKFQPRSFNMGLSRAAFEASGGFIPMRIGEDPDLTMRLWELGFQSEGFSDLKVEHKRRNTLESFARQVRGFGRARPILNRLHPAYTKASFWFPTFFDLGFLLALALLFLGFPYLLYLYGIYFLWILIESSVQNRCLRVGVLSVVVVILQFANYGYGFLESQIKINLLKQEPQKAFPRHF; encoded by the coding sequence ATGAAGGAAATTAAATTTTCGGTAATTATTGCCGTGTACAATCGTGCCGAGGAATTGAGCGAATTGCTACAAAGTCTTGCACGCCAAACTTTCAAAGATTTTGAGGTGGTAGTGGTGGACGATGGTTCTTCGGTCGATTTGCAACCCGTGATATCGTTGGCAAAAAAAGATTTAAAAATCACTTATTTTTTTAAGCCCAATTCAGGACCAGGGCTTAGCCGAAATTATGGAATGAAACGAGCCACGGGAAATTATTTCGTGTTTTTTGATTCCGATACGATTGTGCCGAACGATTATTTTGAAAAATTATATCAAAAACTCTCTACCCGTTGGGTGGATTTCTATGGCGGAGCCGATACGGCGGGCAAAGATTTTTCTATATTGCAAAAGGCAATTAATTATAGCATGACCTCCACAGCCACCACAGGTGGATTGCGTAGTGGCAGAAATAGCGTAGGTAAGTTTCAGCCTAGGAGTTTCAATATGGGGCTTTCGCGTGCGGCGTTTGAAGCTAGCGGAGGATTTATCCCCATGCGTATAGGCGAAGACCCAGATTTAACAATGCGATTGTGGGAACTTGGCTTTCAGTCCGAAGGCTTTTCCGATTTAAAAGTAGAGCACAAACGCCGAAACACCTTGGAGAGTTTTGCACGGCAAGTGCGTGGTTTTGGTCGGGCACGCCCAATTTTAAACCGATTGCACCCAGCTTATACCAAGGCAAGTTTTTGGTTTCCTACCTTTTTTGATTTAGGATTTTTATTGGCTTTAGCACTACTATTTTTAGGTTTTCCTTATTTATTATACCTCTACGGAATCTATTTTTTATGGATTTTGATTGAATCTTCGGTGCAAAACCGTTGTTTGCGCGTGGGCGTTCTCAGCGTGGTAGTAGTGATTTTACAATTTGCTAATTATGGCTATGGATTTTTGGAAAGCCAAATCAAGATTAATTTACTAAAACAAGAACCTCAAAAAGCTTTCCCTAGGCATTTTTAA
- a CDS encoding nucleoside deaminase yields MEIFTDEYFMQQAYIEAQKAYEADEIPVGAVIVCKDKIIARAHNLTERLTDVTAHAEMQAITSAAAYLGGKYLKDCTLYVTLEPCVMCAGALYWSQIDRVVVGAEDLHRGYRQAGLSLHPKTQEKFGVLAEKCSLIIKDFFKAKR; encoded by the coding sequence ATGGAAATTTTTACCGATGAATATTTTATGCAGCAAGCCTATATCGAAGCACAAAAAGCTTACGAAGCCGATGAAATTCCCGTGGGAGCAGTCATCGTGTGCAAGGATAAAATCATTGCTCGTGCGCATAATCTGACCGAACGCCTTACCGATGTTACGGCACATGCCGAGATGCAAGCCATTACTTCGGCGGCGGCATATTTAGGAGGAAAATATTTAAAAGATTGTACGTTGTATGTAACGCTAGAGCCCTGTGTAATGTGTGCAGGTGCTTTGTACTGGTCGCAGATTGATCGGGTGGTAGTTGGGGCAGAAGACTTGCACCGAGGCTACCGACAAGCGGGCTTAAGTTTACATCCTAAAACGCAAGAAAAGTTCGGTGTTTTAGCTGAAAAATGTAGCCTTATTATCAAAGATTTTTTCAAGGCTAAACGCTAG